Genomic DNA from Kosmotoga arenicorallina S304:
ATAATTTCTCATCACTACCGCATATTCAGGAATTTCTCGCTTTTGAGGAAATCGAAAAACACTTTGGAAATGAGGAATTTATAATTGCACCTGGGCATTCGGCTGATTTTTCAGCCGGTTCTCATTTGACTGCTCTGGTTGAAAAAGCTCAGAAAACAAGACATTTAGAAGATGTATTTGATGCCATTGTTGCGAAACATTTTGTTTTAAGAAAATTGCCGATTCCTGAGACAATAAAAATTGATCTCATGAATACTCTCGTAGAGTTTAGTAATTATATTGATGAACCTTATAGGATTTTTGAAGTATGGGATTGGTATGAAAGACAGGCGAAATTTATTGTAAATTCAATTCGTTTATATGAATTTTTTGGACATTGTTGGTGGTTGCCGTTTTGGGATAAAAGGTTCATAGATTTTTGGATGTCAGTGCCATTTGAACACAAATTAGGCAAAAAATTATACGACCGTTTTGTTCAAAAGATATTTGAAAAGCATGATGTCAATTTTGACATATCCTCTAAAACAACAAACACATTTAAGAAAAAAACCGAATCATTGATAATAAAATTACTTGGTGGGGGAATTGGTAGAAAACTCAGGGAGCTGTATATGAAGAGAATTTATAAAAACCCATGGGGAATCGACAAAATTGCTAAAGAAATATTGGACGAATTTGGTCATAAGTATGCCACTGAAAAGGAAGTGTTAGATAAATACATAAATGTGTTTAAGGGTCGAAGCTACGACCCAAACTGTTATCTCTCTGAGATTTTGCTTTTAGTTTTAATGAATAAATCAGGAGTAAGGAGCTGCAATGGTGAAAATGGAAACGCTTGCATTTCTTAGCGACTTAAATTTTCAGACTATCGCAAATATTGATACTAAACTATTAGACTTTTTCTCAGATAAGTTAGTAATCGCCAATTTTGAAGGATATCTGGCTAATCGGAATGACCCTACTACTCTTGGGATCACAAAAGAGAATTTTCTTCATATGGTTAAAGCTTTAAATGTCAAGTACTTAAATATCGCTAATAATCACATCTTTGATGATGGTTATGACGGATTTGAGCGAACTATAAATTTTCTCAACGATTGCCAAATACCGTATTTTGGGCTAAAAGAAACACCTTTTGTGGTAATAAAGCTAGAGAACGTTAAAGTTGGTATTTTATCTTTTGCCTGGCGAATGACAGGGGCAAGAAATAATGCTATAAATGTTTGCTGGTTAAAGTGTAGTAAAGTTTTCAAACAGATCGACGAACTGAAAAAGATTTCTGATTATATTGTAGTTTACCCTCATTGGGGAATAGATATGGAAATACTTCCCCACCCCTGGCAGATTACAATTGCTCACCGGTTATTAAAACATGGCGTTGATCTAGTTGTGGGGCACCACCCTCATATTACACAGCCTTTTG
This window encodes:
- a CDS encoding asparagine synthase C-terminal domain-containing protein, producing the protein MKISISRDKWKPLSKEYGHLLVPSKAAIGVNKKKELEQIGMTYIYSTGSETEINSGIVKQQPLFIDKNNLEINDSIENDNYRFQENAVLELLSFGYVLGNNTLIDDFRQIIPGQKMIINNYGKIINTSDEYKNLPRITNLSETEFEENFFKTLMKVFEQALYFSEGKRILIPLSGGYDSRLIACILKELNVNNVVCVSYGVPGTGNVETDISEEVARRLGYEWVYISYDFKKLRKSMRSQKFTDYLISTHNFSSLPHIQEFLAFEEIEKHFGNEEFIIAPGHSADFSAGSHLTALVEKAQKTRHLEDVFDAIVAKHFVLRKLPIPETIKIDLMNTLVEFSNYIDEPYRIFEVWDWYERQAKFIVNSIRLYEFFGHCWWLPFWDKRFIDFWMSVPFEHKLGKKLYDRFVQKIFEKHDVNFDISSKTTNTFKKKTESLIIKLLGGGIGRKLRELYMKRIYKNPWGIDKIAKEILDEFGHKYATEKEVLDKYINVFKGRSYDPNCYLSEILLLVLMNKSGVRSCNGENGNACIS
- a CDS encoding CapA family protein, with product METLAFLSDLNFQTIANIDTKLLDFFSDKLVIANFEGYLANRNDPTTLGITKENFLHMVKALNVKYLNIANNHIFDDGYDGFERTINFLNDCQIPYFGLKETPFVVIKLENVKVGILSFAWRMTGARNNAINVCWLKCSKVFKQIDELKKISDYIVVYPHWGIDMEILPHPWQITIAHRLLKHGVDLVVGHHPHITQPFEDKIFYSIGNTYLPNNEVTNYQNNKASSGLIVLVNFNGNNAKISFKGTKFSNGQLCFDEKTNIGPLQYDGNYIKYFKKCRAKKTIPIFTGKIQDYFFALPYLLALEKIISIKPVINYLRRRKKREL